The Rhodothermales bacterium genome window below encodes:
- a CDS encoding DUF5060 domain-containing protein, with protein sequence MAAVVTGELKRYHPITITLDGPTAAEGGTPNPFMDYRFEVVFSQAELSITVPGYFAADGNAAESGATSGNKWRAHFIPPRTGTWTFRTAFRSGTDVAIDTSPTAGTAVAAYDDIFGSFTIGETDKTGADHRGKGKLRFVGERYLQYDNGEYFIKGGADSPENLLAYEDFDQTFNNAGTNFIKSYTDHIVDWQTGDPTWKSGKGKGLIGAVNYLASKGMNSVYFLTMNVEGDGDDVWPWTAPGTRDRYDVSKLAQWDIVFQHMDKKGIMLHVVTQETENELLLNGGALGRHRKLYFRELVARFGYHHAVTWNLGEENNDNTTAQRKEFAAYFAALDPYDHPVVIHTFPGEYDDVYGPLLGDLNVDGASLQAGKAENTHEVTLEWVNNSVNAGRPWYVTMDESGPWQDGATPDGAGNNHDFIRAEVLWGNLMAGGGGVEWYFGFEHDNNDLNAETWKTRDNVWNFTRHALTFFQTYLPYTEMVSNDGLASNANAYVYARAGQTYAVYLKAGGTTNLTLTGASASYTVKWYNPRAGGTLQNGTVTSVNGPGNPSIGQPPSETTKDWVALVSTEAPPPDGLIGDASLDGTISAMDASLILQHAISLIGLPTAALPLADASGNSEITAFDASLVLQFVSGMRNCFPVEVGCAAGKTGSSNALASVAFGAPVRGPGVEYSIPLLLDVGGAPVASISLDMHYDGSSLRFTGVRATDSGWNVVQNDQDGRLTIAAAGLPAVLDGEVLFLQFEALAPGLPVLDATIAVDELTPLRITSGDAPALPDAFSLEANYPNPFNPSTVIRYALPEASVVRLEVFDLTGRSVAVLMDGPQPAGAHEVVFDATTLPSGVYLYRIEAGSFSKTMRMTLVR encoded by the coding sequence ATGGCTGCCGTGGTAACAGGAGAATTAAAGCGATACCACCCGATCACCATCACGTTAGACGGGCCCACGGCCGCCGAGGGTGGCACGCCCAACCCGTTTATGGACTACCGGTTCGAGGTTGTTTTCTCTCAGGCCGAACTCAGCATCACCGTGCCCGGCTACTTCGCGGCAGACGGCAACGCCGCTGAGTCTGGCGCGACGAGTGGAAATAAGTGGCGCGCCCATTTCATTCCTCCTAGAACCGGCACCTGGACCTTCCGCACCGCCTTCCGTTCAGGGACGGATGTAGCCATCGACACCTCCCCCACCGCCGGCACGGCCGTCGCCGCGTACGACGACATCTTTGGGTCGTTCACGATAGGTGAAACGGACAAAACGGGGGCGGACCACCGCGGGAAGGGTAAGCTCCGCTTCGTGGGAGAGCGTTACCTGCAATATGATAACGGCGAATATTTCATCAAGGGCGGCGCCGACAGCCCGGAAAATCTGCTTGCCTACGAGGACTTCGACCAGACGTTTAACAACGCCGGCACCAACTTCATCAAGTCCTATACCGACCACATCGTTGATTGGCAGACCGGCGACCCGACCTGGAAAAGCGGTAAGGGCAAGGGCCTCATCGGAGCCGTGAACTACCTCGCGAGCAAGGGGATGAACTCGGTCTATTTCCTCACGATGAACGTGGAAGGAGATGGCGACGATGTGTGGCCATGGACGGCTCCCGGCACACGCGACCGGTACGACGTGTCGAAACTCGCCCAGTGGGATATTGTCTTCCAGCACATGGACAAAAAGGGCATCATGCTCCACGTGGTGACCCAGGAAACGGAAAACGAGCTGTTGCTCAATGGCGGCGCGCTCGGCCGGCACCGCAAGCTCTATTTCCGCGAACTCGTCGCCCGCTTCGGCTACCATCACGCCGTCACCTGGAATCTGGGCGAGGAGAACAACGACAACACGACCGCTCAGCGCAAGGAGTTCGCCGCGTATTTCGCGGCGCTGGACCCTTACGATCACCCCGTCGTCATCCACACCTTCCCCGGCGAATACGACGACGTGTATGGCCCGCTGCTGGGCGACCTCAATGTGGACGGCGCCTCGCTACAAGCCGGCAAAGCGGAGAATACCCATGAGGTCACCCTCGAATGGGTGAATAACTCCGTGAACGCCGGCCGGCCATGGTACGTCACGATGGACGAGTCCGGCCCGTGGCAGGATGGCGCGACGCCGGATGGCGCCGGCAATAACCACGATTTCATCCGCGCCGAAGTGCTCTGGGGCAATCTCATGGCGGGCGGCGGCGGGGTCGAGTGGTACTTCGGCTTCGAACACGACAACAACGATCTGAACGCGGAAACCTGGAAAACCCGCGACAACGTGTGGAATTTCACCCGCCATGCCCTCACCTTTTTCCAGACGTACCTACCCTACACGGAGATGGTGTCCAACGACGGCCTCGCCTCGAACGCGAATGCGTACGTGTACGCCAGGGCCGGCCAGACCTATGCCGTCTATCTGAAGGCGGGAGGCACGACCAACCTCACCCTGACCGGCGCATCGGCCTCGTACACGGTGAAGTGGTACAATCCGCGCGCCGGCGGCACCCTGCAGAACGGGACGGTGACGTCAGTGAACGGCCCGGGCAACCCGTCGATCGGTCAGCCGCCGTCGGAAACGACCAAGGACTGGGTGGCGCTTGTATCCACGGAAGCTCCGCCGCCGGACGGCCTCATCGGTGATGCCTCGCTGGACGGTACGATTTCGGCCATGGACGCCAGCCTGATCTTGCAGCACGCCATCAGCCTGATAGGGCTTCCGACGGCCGCGCTCCCGCTGGCCGATGCATCGGGCAATAGCGAGATCACGGCGTTCGACGCGTCGCTGGTCCTTCAGTTTGTCTCCGGCATGCGAAACTGCTTCCCGGTTGAAGTCGGCTGCGCGGCGGGTAAAACGGGTAGTTCGAACGCCCTCGCGTCCGTCGCCTTCGGAGCGCCGGTTCGTGGACCTGGCGTCGAGTATTCCATCCCCCTCCTGCTCGATGTGGGCGGAGCGCCTGTTGCGTCCATCTCGCTCGATATGCACTATGACGGATCGAGCCTGCGGTTTACCGGCGTACGTGCGACGGACAGTGGATGGAATGTCGTCCAGAACGATCAGGACGGTCGGCTGACGATCGCCGCGGCCGGCTTGCCGGCTGTGCTCGACGGCGAGGTTCTCTTCCTCCAGTTTGAGGCTCTGGCCCCCGGACTTCCCGTGCTCGACGCCACCATCGCGGTCGATGAACTTACGCCGTTGCGTATCACGAGCGGTGACGCGCCGGCGCTTCCCGACGCCTTCTCGCTCGAAGCCAACTACCCGAACCCGTTTAACCCCTCTACGGTCATCCGCTACGCCCTGCCTGAAGCCAGTGTGGTGCGGCTCGAGGTGTTTGACCTGACGGGCCGTTCGGTGGCCGTCCTGATGGATGGACCGCAGCCTGCTGGCGCGCACGAGGTCGTGTTCGACGCGACGACGCTCCCGAGCGGGGTGTACCTGTACCGCATCGAGGCCGGCTCTTTTAGCAAGACGATGCGCATGACGCTTGTGCGCTAA
- the thiE gene encoding thiamine phosphate synthase, which produces MSIGRLHVLTDYFFQQRYPHEELAQRAIAGGADTIQFRQKQGNIRHKLYSAQRTAAVCAEAGVSLLIDDHIELFLAVGAAGVHVGQEDLPVAIVRRILGDRAVIGATANTTAQALAAEAAGADYIGFGPVYPTRSKANPAVLRGLDGLAEVCAHVAIPVIAIAGITVERVAEVLQAGAHGVAVMTAVTNAADPTEAARRFRDAIDAVVGHA; this is translated from the coding sequence ATGAGCATTGGCCGATTACACGTCCTCACCGACTACTTTTTCCAGCAGCGTTACCCGCATGAAGAGCTGGCGCAACGCGCGATCGCCGGCGGAGCCGACACCATCCAATTCCGGCAAAAGCAGGGTAATATCCGCCACAAGTTATACAGCGCCCAGCGCACGGCGGCCGTGTGCGCCGAAGCCGGCGTCTCGCTCCTCATCGACGACCACATCGAGCTTTTCCTGGCCGTCGGGGCGGCCGGCGTACATGTAGGGCAGGAGGATCTTCCCGTCGCCATCGTCCGCCGCATCCTGGGCGACCGGGCGGTGATCGGGGCGACGGCCAACACCACCGCACAGGCCCTGGCTGCCGAGGCCGCCGGGGCGGACTACATCGGTTTCGGGCCGGTGTATCCCACCCGATCGAAGGCCAACCCCGCCGTGCTCCGGGGACTGGACGGCCTAGCGGAGGTCTGCGCCCACGTAGCGATCCCCGTCATCGCCATCGCCGGCATAACCGTCGAGCGGGTGGCGGAGGTGCTCCAGGCCGGCGCGCACGGGGTGGCGGTGATGACCGCCGTCACCAACGCAGCCGATCCCACCGAGGCGGCGCGGCGGTTCAGGGATGCGATTGACGCGGTTGTCGGACACGCTTGA
- a CDS encoding O-acetylhomoserine aminocarboxypropyltransferase/cysteine synthase, with amino-acid sequence MSTNGQPRKLHFDTLQVHAGHKPDPATNARAVPIYASTSFTFNDSEHGADLFALRAFGNIYTRIMNPTTAVFEERIAALEGGVAALATASGQAAQFLAIVTLAEAGDNIVSASYLYGGTYNQFKVSFPRLGINVKFADGDKAESIERLIDDRTKAIYLETIGNPRFNLPDFEKIGRIAEKHGVPLMVDNTFGAAGFLCKPIDYGAHIVVESATKWIGGHGTTIGGVIVDAGTFPWNNGRFPSFTAPSPGYHGLNFWEVFGPTGVMGANIAFIIRARVEGLRDFGPSQNPFGSFLLLQGLETLSLRVQRSVDNALALARWLKSQPEVAWVSYPGLEEHPYHGLAKKYLTNGFGAVLAFGVKGGLEAGQAFVNNVQLASHLANVGDAKTLVIHPASTTHQQLSADEQQSAGVSQDLVRVSVGIEHIDDIKADFEQALKKVPVIA; translated from the coding sequence ATGAGCACCAACGGACAACCACGCAAACTCCACTTCGATACCTTGCAAGTGCACGCCGGCCACAAGCCGGACCCCGCAACCAACGCACGCGCCGTGCCCATCTACGCCTCCACATCATTCACGTTTAACGACTCCGAACACGGCGCCGACCTGTTTGCGCTCCGAGCCTTTGGCAACATCTACACCCGCATCATGAATCCGACGACGGCGGTGTTCGAGGAGCGAATAGCCGCACTTGAAGGCGGCGTGGCGGCGCTCGCCACGGCGAGCGGTCAGGCCGCGCAGTTCCTGGCGATTGTCACGCTTGCCGAGGCCGGCGACAACATCGTGTCCGCCAGCTACCTGTATGGCGGCACCTACAACCAGTTCAAGGTGTCCTTCCCCCGCCTCGGGATCAACGTCAAGTTCGCAGACGGCGACAAGGCCGAGTCGATCGAACGGCTGATCGACGACCGCACGAAGGCCATCTACCTCGAAACCATCGGCAACCCGCGCTTTAACCTGCCCGACTTTGAGAAAATCGGCCGGATCGCTGAAAAACACGGCGTGCCACTGATGGTCGACAACACCTTCGGTGCCGCTGGCTTCCTGTGCAAGCCCATCGACTACGGCGCGCACATCGTCGTCGAAAGCGCCACGAAGTGGATCGGCGGCCATGGGACGACCATCGGAGGCGTGATCGTCGACGCCGGCACGTTCCCCTGGAATAACGGCCGATTCCCGTCCTTTACCGCCCCCTCGCCGGGGTACCACGGGCTCAACTTCTGGGAAGTCTTTGGACCCACGGGAGTGATGGGCGCAAACATCGCCTTCATCATTCGCGCCCGTGTCGAGGGACTGCGGGACTTCGGGCCGAGCCAGAACCCGTTCGGCTCGTTCCTCCTGCTCCAGGGCCTCGAAACCCTCTCGCTCCGCGTCCAGCGCAGCGTGGACAACGCCCTGGCGCTCGCGCGCTGGCTGAAGAGCCAGCCGGAGGTGGCGTGGGTGAGTTACCCTGGCCTCGAAGAACATCCATACCACGGGCTGGCGAAGAAGTACCTCACGAACGGCTTCGGCGCCGTGCTCGCATTCGGGGTCAAGGGTGGGCTGGAAGCCGGCCAGGCGTTTGTAAATAACGTCCAGCTCGCCAGCCACCTGGCCAACGTCGGCGATGCGAAAACTCTGGTGATTCACCCGGCCTCCACGACCCACCAGCAGCTCTCGGCGGACGAGCAGCAATCGGCCGGCGTGTCGCAAGATCTTGTCCGTGTCTCGGTCGGCATCGAGCACATCGACGACATCAAGGCCGACTTCGAGCAGGCGCTCAAGAAGGTGCCGGTGATCGCGTAA
- a CDS encoding Gfo/Idh/MocA family oxidoreductase has product MLSILLLLALAMPAERLRIGIVGLVHGHVGGFLNEFRTRDDIAIVGVYDANASLHGKYADRYTIDPALFYTDLERMLVDTKPEAVTVFTTTFDHLAVVELCAKYGIDVMMEKPLAVNMAHAEAMARAAAAGGIEVLVNYETTWYRSNNAIKERVDAGEIGRIRKVVIHDGHRGPQEMGVDPEFLDWLVDPVQNGGGALTDFGCYGANLLTWLMNGEAPKSVFATLQQFKTDNPVYAGVDDEANILVEYDGTVGVIQASWNWPLPVNRKDMEVYGETGQMLTPHAGQALLQKDGKTTEEMALTELAPARRDPLSLLAAVVRGTLTLEPHDLSSLENNLMVTRILDAARESARTGRRVMVGGN; this is encoded by the coding sequence GTGCTCAGCATCCTTCTCCTACTCGCCCTCGCCATGCCGGCCGAGCGGTTGCGTATCGGCATCGTCGGGCTCGTCCACGGCCATGTGGGCGGGTTCTTGAACGAATTCCGGACCCGCGACGACATCGCCATCGTGGGCGTCTACGATGCGAATGCGTCGCTCCATGGGAAATACGCCGATCGGTACACGATCGACCCGGCCCTCTTCTACACGGACCTGGAGCGGATGCTCGTCGATACCAAACCGGAGGCGGTGACCGTGTTCACGACGACGTTCGACCACCTCGCCGTGGTTGAGCTGTGTGCGAAGTACGGGATCGATGTGATGATGGAGAAACCGCTGGCCGTCAACATGGCGCATGCCGAAGCCATGGCGCGGGCGGCGGCGGCCGGAGGGATCGAGGTACTCGTGAACTACGAGACGACGTGGTATCGGAGTAACAACGCCATCAAGGAACGGGTCGACGCCGGCGAAATCGGACGGATCCGCAAGGTCGTCATCCACGACGGCCACCGCGGTCCGCAAGAGATGGGCGTCGATCCCGAGTTCCTCGACTGGCTGGTGGACCCCGTCCAGAACGGCGGTGGAGCGTTGACGGACTTCGGTTGTTACGGCGCGAATCTGCTCACCTGGCTGATGAACGGCGAGGCGCCGAAGTCGGTATTCGCGACCCTACAGCAGTTTAAGACCGACAACCCGGTGTACGCCGGCGTCGACGACGAGGCCAACATCCTCGTCGAATACGACGGCACCGTCGGGGTCATCCAGGCGTCGTGGAACTGGCCGCTGCCGGTGAACCGGAAGGACATGGAGGTGTACGGCGAGACGGGCCAGATGCTGACGCCCCACGCTGGCCAGGCGCTCCTTCAGAAGGATGGAAAAACGACAGAGGAGATGGCCCTGACCGAGCTGGCGCCGGCGCGGCGCGACCCGCTGTCGCTCCTCGCCGCCGTCGTCCGGGGGACCTTAACGCTGGAGCCGCACGACCTCTCCTCGCTCGAAAACAACCTGATGGTGACCCGCATCCTAGACGCCGCGCGGGAGTCCGCCCGGACGGGCCGGCGGGTGATGGTGGGGGGAAACTAA
- a CDS encoding DUF4147 domain-containing protein — translation MHEQIVTDARAIYRAAVRAVQADALMSRLDWPALIGHSPEAYGRVVVVGMGKAAMTMAAVTEAQFGDRIAEGVVVVPHGYADSLPYPFRPPRRIETLEAGHPVPDEASVDAAHAILDHAERCGEGDLLLVLISGGGTALTTAFAGSILPEEGRLAVRLLLGSGADITAMNTVRKHLSILGGGRLARAAAPAHVLALAISDVPGDDLSVVASGPTVPDASTFADAIAVLERNDLWEHIGPSVRSHLERGLRGEEAETAGPDEPAFERTRTHLIGRNQDALAAARAEAEARGYNTSIVEEPVVGEAREAGERLVRDLDRLADERPACVIWGGETTVKVIGRGRGGRNQEMALGASLALEGRKQPALLLCAGTDGVDGPTDAAGAWVTSYTAEAARHHRMDPAAYLDNNDAYSFFERMNALIQPGPTHTNVMDVAIALVPAE, via the coding sequence ATGCACGAGCAGATCGTTACAGACGCGCGCGCCATCTACCGGGCCGCCGTCCGCGCCGTCCAGGCGGATGCGCTGATGAGCCGGCTCGACTGGCCGGCGCTCATCGGGCACTCGCCGGAGGCCTATGGCCGTGTCGTGGTCGTCGGCATGGGCAAAGCGGCCATGACAATGGCTGCGGTGACGGAGGCGCAGTTCGGCGACCGTATCGCGGAAGGGGTGGTGGTGGTGCCCCACGGGTATGCCGATTCGTTGCCCTATCCCTTCCGTCCCCCGCGTCGCATCGAGACACTCGAAGCCGGCCACCCGGTGCCCGATGAGGCCAGCGTCGATGCCGCACACGCGATCCTCGATCATGCGGAGCGCTGCGGAGAAGGAGACCTACTGCTGGTGCTGATCTCGGGTGGGGGCACGGCGCTCACGACGGCCTTCGCGGGTTCGATTTTACCTGAAGAAGGCCGGCTTGCCGTCCGACTGCTGCTGGGAAGCGGGGCGGACATCACGGCGATGAACACGGTCCGCAAACATCTCTCGATTCTCGGCGGAGGCCGGCTCGCCCGCGCCGCCGCACCAGCGCACGTCCTGGCCCTGGCGATCTCCGACGTCCCGGGCGACGACCTCTCGGTCGTTGCGAGCGGGCCGACCGTGCCTGATGCCTCGACCTTCGCCGACGCCATCGCGGTGCTGGAACGAAACGATCTGTGGGAACACATCGGTCCCTCGGTCCGCAGCCACCTCGAGCGCGGACTGCGGGGGGAAGAGGCTGAAACCGCCGGTCCGGACGAGCCCGCGTTTGAACGAACGCGTACCCATCTGATCGGTCGAAACCAGGATGCGCTGGCCGCCGCCCGGGCTGAGGCCGAGGCGCGGGGGTATAACACGTCCATCGTCGAGGAGCCGGTGGTGGGCGAAGCGCGCGAAGCCGGCGAACGACTCGTCCGCGATCTCGACCGCCTCGCCGACGAGCGTCCGGCGTGTGTGATCTGGGGAGGGGAGACGACGGTGAAGGTCATCGGTCGCGGCCGGGGCGGGCGCAACCAGGAAATGGCGCTCGGGGCCTCGCTGGCGCTGGAAGGACGGAAACAGCCTGCGCTGCTCCTCTGTGCCGGGACGGATGGGGTGGATGGACCCACCGACGCCGCCGGCGCGTGGGTCACATCCTACACCGCCGAGGCAGCCCGCCATCACCGCATGGATCCGGCGGCCTACCTCGATAACAACGACGCCTACTCATTTTTTGAGCGCATGAACGCCCTCATCCAGCCGGGCCCCACCCACACCAACGTGATGGATGTGGCGATTGCGTTGGTGCCGGCGGAGTAA
- a CDS encoding N(4)-(beta-N-acetylglucosaminyl)-L-asparaginase: MTTRASRSRREFLKASGMAGLAASVLPVSADAFAAGNGFTPAAGPVVIASGNGMNCVAEALRRIDSGADAVDAIVAGVNLVEEDPNDTSVGYGGLPNEDGVVQLDSAVMHGPTCRAGGVAALEGIKYPSKVALQVLRRTDHVLLVGEGAQRFAKMHGFPIENLLTEEARLEWVKWKESLSTQDDYLPPHNPEDKDIGMRWDSFKQTWGTIHCSAIDLAGNLSSVTTTSGLSYKIPGRVGDSPIIGAGLYCDNSVGAAGSTGRGEANLENLASFLIVERMRAGDSPQDACLYACKRIADNTRLARLHDANGRPNFNVNFYAVNKAGVFGGAEIHKGGGTMAVADRSGARQVELAYLYS; encoded by the coding sequence ATGACTACACGTGCTTCGCGCTCCCGCCGAGAGTTTTTGAAGGCCAGCGGCATGGCCGGCCTCGCCGCCTCTGTTCTGCCCGTCTCCGCAGACGCCTTCGCCGCGGGCAACGGCTTCACCCCGGCCGCCGGCCCGGTGGTTATCGCCAGCGGGAACGGCATGAACTGCGTCGCCGAGGCGCTGCGACGGATTGATTCTGGCGCGGATGCGGTCGATGCCATCGTCGCTGGCGTCAACCTGGTCGAGGAGGACCCAAACGATACGTCGGTGGGCTACGGGGGGCTGCCGAATGAAGATGGGGTGGTCCAGCTGGACTCCGCCGTGATGCACGGCCCCACGTGCCGCGCCGGCGGCGTCGCGGCGCTCGAAGGGATCAAGTACCCGTCGAAGGTGGCGCTACAGGTGCTGCGCCGGACAGATCACGTGTTGCTGGTCGGCGAAGGCGCCCAGCGCTTCGCGAAGATGCACGGCTTCCCCATCGAAAACCTCCTCACCGAGGAAGCGCGGCTCGAATGGGTGAAGTGGAAGGAGTCGCTGTCGACGCAGGACGACTATCTGCCGCCCCACAACCCGGAAGACAAAGACATCGGGATGCGGTGGGACTCCTTCAAACAGACGTGGGGGACGATCCACTGCTCGGCCATCGACCTCGCCGGCAACCTCAGCAGCGTGACCACCACGAGCGGGTTATCTTACAAAATCCCGGGCCGCGTGGGGGATTCGCCGATCATCGGCGCCGGCCTCTACTGCGACAATAGCGTCGGCGCCGCCGGATCGACCGGCCGCGGCGAAGCCAACCTCGAAAACCTGGCGAGCTTCCTCATCGTCGAGCGCATGCGCGCCGGCGACAGCCCGCAGGACGCCTGCCTCTACGCCTGTAAACGCATCGCCGACAACACCCGCCTCGCCCGGCTACACGACGCCAACGGCCGGCCGAACTTCAATGTGAACTTCTACGCGGTCAACAAAGCCGGAGTATTCGGCGGCGCGGAGATCCACAAAGGCGGCGGGACGATGGCCGTCGCCGACCGCAGTGGGGCGCGGCAGGTTGAGCTCGCGTATTTGTATTCGTGA
- a CDS encoding TIM barrel protein, protein MDKRFNNAFTRRRFLTYTGGTLAAFSLPGLAGCQGETATPPATPAVTAAGQVFGETRVIPIGTQLYCVRELLDKDVPGTIAAVAGLGYEAVEFADYHGLSAQEWRKLLDDNGLQACGTHIYIETMEGDELQKTVDFNLALGNRNLIVRSMNEDAYASKDALLRTCDRYNAIAANLRPHGLRTGFHNHAEIFNRLEGEYAWNIFADNTDSDVILQMDTGNASHVEGVDVIELMKRNAGRTITTHVKPFSKANPDAFLGADELDWSQIIPLYQGVAGTEFYIIEYEQATFPPLEALKANLDIMRGMLGRA, encoded by the coding sequence ATGGATAAACGGTTCAATAACGCCTTTACGCGCCGGCGTTTTCTTACGTACACGGGCGGCACACTCGCCGCGTTTTCGCTGCCAGGTCTGGCCGGATGCCAGGGTGAAACCGCCACCCCGCCGGCCACGCCGGCTGTCACGGCCGCCGGGCAGGTCTTCGGCGAAACGCGCGTGATCCCGATCGGCACCCAGCTCTACTGCGTCCGCGAACTGCTGGACAAGGACGTGCCGGGCACCATCGCGGCGGTCGCCGGCCTGGGATACGAGGCCGTCGAATTCGCCGACTACCACGGCCTCTCGGCCCAGGAATGGCGTAAACTGCTGGACGACAACGGCCTCCAGGCGTGCGGAACGCACATCTACATCGAAACCATGGAAGGCGACGAACTCCAGAAGACGGTCGACTTCAACCTCGCGCTCGGCAACCGCAACCTCATCGTGCGCTCGATGAACGAGGATGCCTACGCCAGCAAGGACGCCCTGCTGCGCACCTGCGACCGGTACAACGCCATCGCCGCCAACCTTCGCCCGCACGGCCTGCGCACCGGCTTCCACAACCACGCCGAAATTTTTAACCGGCTCGAGGGCGAATACGCCTGGAATATCTTCGCCGACAACACGGACAGCGACGTTATCCTCCAGATGGATACCGGCAACGCCTCGCATGTCGAAGGCGTCGATGTGATCGAGCTCATGAAGCGCAACGCCGGCCGCACGATCACCACCCACGTCAAGCCGTTCTCGAAAGCCAACCCGGACGCGTTCCTCGGCGCCGATGAGCTGGACTGGAGCCAGATCATCCCGCTGTACCAGGGCGTCGCCGGCACCGAGTTCTACATCATCGAATACGAACAGGCGACCTTCCCACCCCTCGAGGCGCTCAAAGCCAACCTGGACATCATGCGTGGCATGCTCGGGCGGGCGTGA